In the Pseudomonadota bacterium genome, one interval contains:
- the coaD gene encoding pantetheine-phosphate adenylyltransferase, protein MTSAMYPGTFDPVTNGHADLVRRALRIFDEVIVAVAANPNKAPMFSLDERVEMAEEVLMGLGRVRVMGYSGLTIEFAAQNATPVMLRGLRAVSDFEFEFQLATMSRQLSPDVETVFLTPSASLSFISSSMVREIGILGGDVSEFVHPLVAQRLAKRAAERRA, encoded by the coding sequence ATGACCTCAGCCATGTACCCCGGCACCTTCGATCCCGTGACCAATGGTCACGCGGACCTGGTGCGACGTGCGCTGCGCATCTTCGACGAAGTGATCGTCGCCGTGGCCGCCAACCCCAACAAGGCCCCCATGTTCAGCCTCGACGAACGGGTGGAGATGGCCGAGGAGGTGCTCATGGGCCTCGGCCGGGTGCGGGTGATGGGCTACTCCGGCCTCACGATCGAGTTCGCCGCCCAGAATGCGACGCCCGTAATGTTGCGCGGCCTGCGCGCCGTGTCGGACTTCGAGTTCGAGTTCCAGCTCGCCACCATGAGTCGCCAGCTGTCGCCGGACGTGGAGACCGTTTTCCTCACACCATCCGCGTCCTTGAGCTTCATCTCCTCCTCCATGGTGCGTGAGATCGGCATCCTCGGCGGTGATGTGAGCGAATTCGTGCACCCCCTGGTGGCGCAGCGCCTGGCCAAGCGTGCCGCCGAGCGGCGCGCTTAA